A genomic region of Chloracidobacterium sp. contains the following coding sequences:
- the lpxI gene encoding UDP-2,3-diacylglucosamine diphosphatase LpxI (LpxI, functionally equivalent to LpxH, replaces it in LPS biosynthesis in a minority of bacteria.) has protein sequence MRYGMIAGNGQFPFLVAEGARRAGASLAVAAIREETDPRIEAEADVVTWVGIGQLGKMLSFFKKHGVEKVIMAGQVKHVQIFSGAMPDVRMVKMLWNLPRRNTDALIGGVAAELAKEGIELIDSTFFIRDQLAPEGSLTRRSPDKSERENIDYGLHIAAGIAGLDLGQTIVVRSRACVAIEAMEGTDAAIRRAGDLAKGKLTVVKVAKPDQDMRFDVPVVGVPTVEAMIEAGATCLSITAGKTLIFDREAMLALADSRKIAILGTPV, from the coding sequence ATGAGATACGGCATGATCGCCGGGAACGGACAGTTCCCATTTCTGGTTGCCGAGGGCGCCCGCCGCGCCGGCGCCTCGCTCGCCGTCGCAGCGATCAGGGAAGAAACTGACCCTCGGATCGAGGCCGAGGCCGACGTCGTGACCTGGGTCGGCATTGGGCAGTTGGGCAAGATGCTGTCGTTCTTTAAGAAGCATGGCGTCGAAAAGGTAATAATGGCCGGCCAGGTCAAGCATGTGCAGATATTCTCAGGCGCCATGCCCGACGTGCGAATGGTCAAGATGCTCTGGAATCTGCCGCGCCGCAACACTGACGCCCTGATCGGCGGCGTCGCCGCAGAACTCGCCAAAGAAGGTATCGAATTGATCGATTCGACATTTTTTATTCGTGACCAACTCGCGCCCGAAGGCTCGCTTACCCGCCGGTCGCCTGACAAGAGCGAACGCGAGAATATCGATTACGGCCTTCACATCGCGGCCGGAATAGCGGGTCTCGATCTCGGCCAGACGATCGTCGTGCGTTCGCGAGCGTGCGTTGCCATTGAGGCAATGGAGGGCACCGATGCCGCCATTCGGCGTGCGGGCGATCTGGCCAAAGGCAAGCTGACGGTAGTCAAGGTCGCAAAGCCCGATCAGGACATGCGTTTTGACGTGCCCGTCGTCGGAGTTCCCACCGTCGAGGCCATGATCGAGGCCGGAGCAACATGCCTATCGATAACGGCGGGCAAGACGCTGATTTTTGATCGCGAAGCGATGCTGGCCCTCGCGGATTCGAGAAAGATCGCCATCCTCGGCACTCCTGTGTGA
- a CDS encoding GNAT family N-acetyltransferase, with protein sequence MSKGRVITETERLIIREMTTDDAAFVLALINTPKFHRYIADRGVRTVEEAKPYIEERFLANYRQHGYSMYAVCLKDGTPIGNCGFVRRDTLPGPDIGFAFLPEYERQGYGFESSQALLRYGREGLGFTEVFAITSLDNDASVRLLEKLGFCFREIIASDDEQLKLFHMPLS encoded by the coding sequence ATGAGTAAGGGCCGCGTCATAACAGAAACAGAGCGGCTGATCATTCGTGAGATGACCACGGATGACGCCGCCTTTGTGCTGGCACTCATCAACACGCCAAAATTTCACCGCTACATCGCCGACCGAGGCGTCCGTACCGTCGAGGAGGCCAAGCCGTATATCGAGGAGCGATTCCTTGCCAATTATCGCCAGCATGGTTATTCGATGTATGCCGTGTGCCTCAAAGACGGAACGCCGATCGGCAATTGCGGCTTTGTCCGACGCGACACGCTGCCGGGGCCGGACATCGGTTTTGCATTCCTGCCCGAATACGAGCGGCAAGGTTACGGTTTTGAATCTTCGCAGGCGTTGCTGCGATACGGGCGTGAGGGGCTTGGATTCACCGAGGTCTTCGCGATCACGTCACTCGATAATGATGCCTCGGTCCGGCTGCTGGAGAAGCTCGGCTTCTGCTTCCGGGAGATCATCGCGAGCGATGACGAGCAGCTAAAACTGTTTCACATGCCGCTGTCCTGA
- a CDS encoding bacterioferritin gives MNNTERQNAIDTLNKILELELAGVVRYTHYSLMVFGYNRIPIVSWLKGNADESMGHAHKAGEFVTMLGGHPSLKIGPLLETEKHDIGDILRESLDHERTTLNAYYELLSITEGVSVALEEYAREMILLEEIHLDEVNKMLRKPGEIAPFDE, from the coding sequence ATGAACAACACTGAAAGACAGAACGCGATCGACACATTGAACAAGATCCTCGAACTCGAACTGGCCGGCGTAGTTCGCTATACGCATTACAGCCTGATGGTCTTTGGCTATAACCGAATCCCGATCGTCTCGTGGCTAAAGGGAAATGCGGACGAATCAATGGGCCATGCGCACAAGGCAGGTGAATTCGTCACGATGCTTGGCGGCCATCCGAGCCTCAAGATCGGCCCACTGCTCGAGACCGAGAAGCACGACATCGGCGACATCCTGCGCGAAAGCCTCGACCACGAGCGCACAACGCTGAATGCCTATTACGAACTGCTGTCGATCACCGAAGGCGTGTCTGTCGCCCTCGAGGAATATGCCCGCGAGATGATCCTGCTCGAGGAGATCCATCTCGACGAGGTCAACAAGATGCTGAGAAAGCCGGGCGAGATCGCGCCCTTTGATGAGTAA
- a CDS encoding NfeD family protein, with product MDQYLWILWLVLGVGLIIAEMFTMGFVLFWFGVGAAAAALTGLMGGGFLLQFLVFAGVSIGLTVMSRTIFARYFSHSERDRMKTGFDALPGKVGTVTTASKGALNEGAVKVYGSVWTAFPTDDEDPLKEGEKVEVVEVKGSSVYVRRVTKDLPSWRG from the coding sequence ATGGACCAATACCTTTGGATCCTGTGGCTGGTGCTGGGCGTGGGATTGATCATCGCAGAGATGTTCACGATGGGCTTTGTGCTGTTCTGGTTTGGTGTCGGCGCCGCGGCGGCCGCCCTGACAGGCTTAATGGGCGGAGGATTTCTGCTCCAATTTCTTGTTTTTGCCGGCGTCTCTATCGGCCTGACGGTGATGTCGCGCACCATATTTGCCCGTTACTTCTCTCACAGCGAACGCGACCGCATGAAAACCGGCTTCGACGCCCTGCCCGGAAAGGTCGGAACGGTCACAACCGCCAGCAAAGGAGCGCTGAATGAGGGCGCGGTCAAGGTCTATGGCTCGGTCTGGACCGCATTTCCGACCGATGACGAAGACCCGCTCAAAGAGGGTGAAAAGGTCGAGGTCGTCGAGGTAAAGGGTTCGTCCGTTTATGTCCGACGAGTGACCAAAGACCTGCCGTCGTGGCGAGGATAA
- the mdh gene encoding malate dehydrogenase, with translation MAAGRNKVTVVGAGNVGATAAHWIASKELADVVLVDIVEGTPQGKSLDLAQAAPIDGFDVRLVGANSYEETKDSDVVIITAGLPRKPGMSRDDLLKTNSDIVGAVTDEVAKYSPNAFIIVVSNPLDAMTQVAFRRSGFPKNRVMGMAGVLDAARMRCFLAEALNVSVENVTAFVLGGHGDTMVPLPRYSTCAGIPITELLPKETIDAIVERTANGGAEIVGLLKTGSAFYAPSLGAVEMAEAILKDKKKILPCAVFLEGEYGVSNLFVGVPVKLGKNGVEQIIEISLSNDERTALHKSAAAVQELVDILNI, from the coding sequence ATGGCTGCAGGAAGGAATAAGGTTACGGTCGTCGGTGCGGGAAATGTCGGCGCGACGGCTGCTCATTGGATCGCGAGCAAAGAGTTGGCGGATGTCGTGCTGGTCGATATTGTCGAGGGCACGCCGCAGGGCAAATCGCTCGATCTGGCACAGGCGGCGCCGATCGACGGTTTTGACGTCCGGCTCGTCGGTGCGAACTCTTACGAGGAAACAAAAGATTCTGACGTCGTCATCATCACGGCCGGATTGCCCCGCAAGCCGGGCATGAGCCGCGACGATCTGCTCAAGACCAACAGCGACATCGTCGGCGCCGTGACGGATGAGGTGGCGAAATACTCGCCAAATGCATTCATCATCGTCGTCTCGAATCCGCTCGACGCGATGACGCAGGTCGCGTTTCGCCGCTCGGGCTTCCCTAAGAACCGCGTGATGGGTATGGCCGGCGTTCTGGACGCCGCCCGCATGCGCTGCTTCCTAGCCGAAGCACTGAACGTCTCGGTCGAGAATGTCACGGCGTTCGTGCTTGGCGGACACGGCGACACGATGGTGCCGCTGCCGCGTTATTCGACCTGCGCCGGCATCCCGATCACCGAGCTATTGCCGAAAGAGACGATCGACGCGATCGTTGAACGCACCGCCAATGGCGGCGCTGAGATCGTCGGTCTGCTCAAGACCGGTTCGGCCTTTTATGCTCCGTCGCTCGGTGCCGTCGAGATGGCCGAGGCGATCCTCAAGGACAAGAAAAAGATCCTGCCCTGTGCCGTCTTTCTCGAGGGCGAATACGGCGTCAGCAATCTTTTCGTCGGCGTCCCCGTAAAACTCGGCAAGAACGGCGTCGAGCAGATCATCGAGATCTCGCTCTCAAACGACGAACGCACCGCGCTCCACAAATCAGCCGCCGCCGTCCAGGAACTGGTCGATATCCTTAATATTTAG
- a CDS encoding type II toxin-antitoxin system RelE/ParE family toxin, with translation MIVRFLSIAEEEFADAAEFYEEQSPGLGGIFIEQIKEAVEYLRRNPFAGVLIDKRVRKAVTTKFPYNVVYFPSASELVILAIAHHKREPLYWRDRIEGLQG, from the coding sequence ATGATCGTCCGATTTCTCTCGATTGCAGAGGAGGAATTCGCAGACGCTGCCGAATTCTATGAAGAACAGTCGCCGGGTTTGGGCGGCATCTTTATAGAGCAGATCAAGGAGGCCGTGGAGTACCTCAGGCGAAACCCATTTGCGGGAGTCTTGATCGATAAGCGTGTGCGTAAGGCCGTTACAACAAAATTCCCCTACAATGTCGTTTATTTTCCGTCTGCCTCCGAGCTGGTGATCCTCGCGATAGCCCATCACAAGCGGGAGCCGCTCTATTGGCGGGATCGCATTGAAGGATTGCAAGGATAG
- a CDS encoding addiction module protein: protein MNGTLESIEHAARGLAVHERAQLAHSLLKGLDESDADEPAIESLWATEAEDRLDAYQNGEIVSSPLDEVIDRVRSRIGE from the coding sequence ATGAACGGAACGCTTGAGAGTATCGAACATGCGGCTCGCGGACTTGCTGTCCACGAGAGAGCGCAGTTGGCGCACAGCCTGCTGAAAGGTCTGGACGAGAGCGACGCCGACGAGCCCGCCATCGAGTCATTATGGGCAACAGAGGCGGAGGACCGGCTTGATGCCTATCAAAACGGTGAGATCGTATCTTCGCCTCTGGACGAAGTTATCGACAGGGTAAGGTCCCGGATCGGGGAATGA
- a CDS encoding VCBS repeat-containing protein: MKSQLNNCRRATLILLSLLIAYGAAMGSGIDTTFTPQIQTTSFGTIAIQRLVYLPDGKVIVGGSFNTYNECSVGLLIRLNADGTLDESFNNNILTQGNPEVRAMPDGTILLQGNGTLSNGMTFSEDQLIRLTADGNFDPSFNPGFTGNVDDIRFDASGRIVVYGNLRISVNGTTVQRAIVRLTPDWVLDPTFTPVPHPTEGGIALQGNKIIYGMYDGAAHVTLLLRINEDGSRDTSFAWTVYPRNGMQRALTQADNKIVFSVDNKIFRVHADGGMDDSFQTPVFSGSQDDMRALPDGRIAAAYHAHTGPSGSRVHYLLPNGSADPASPSYFYAWSVGQTMIQPDGRMMVGQSIGTGNLFLRLLPSGTLDPSFNPNGAGPQWTVDGKVRTVHVQNDGRLLIGGEFDKVNGVLIARMARLNSDGILDPTFSLKTTPTGNYFERLGSVYNILPQTDGRILVSGDFDYWVNGTQRSDVVRIGPNGEIDASFNLSHAIRTQFPQSGGYLSTNKIVVRADGKLLVGATTGGPGPLAIPTLLNPDGTKDTSFDPNLFPTANQTSAHDIALVDGGRILVSGRFSIGNINGNVAGGYLARLNPDGTRDPAFTMYQANNIFAVARLAPLSGGETLMVRWVHPSSDVVKLDPSGGIDNSFHTGSGANGRINSIEVLANGQILIAGSFSTYNGQPRQNIALLNADGTLAEGPGRTNKEVFATELDRSGRLLIGGEFTSAASGSQQVSVRHLARFNALVSTPRTTPFDYDGDGRSDVSVYRPSTGMWYLQNSTAGFSAVRFGVTTDKIAPADYDGDGKTDIAVFRPSDGGWSVINSSTGIPMHRSFGNDEDVPVPADYDGDGKADICVFRASQGVWYRQNSSDGATVAMRFGQSGDVPAVGDFDGDGKADIGIWRPSQGEWYYARSSDGTARGESFGTDGDTAVPADYDGDGRADIAVYRPSTSTWHFRNSSNGTYRSIVLVNATGIPTPADYDGDGKADAAVFRSVDGMWHRQNSSNSSYTNVQWGLNGDTPTPGR; encoded by the coding sequence ATGAAAAGCCAACTCAATAACTGTCGCAGAGCAACATTAATTCTCCTCTCACTTCTCATCGCCTACGGCGCGGCGATGGGCTCAGGCATCGACACGACATTTACACCACAGATACAGACGACCAGTTTCGGAACGATCGCGATCCAACGACTGGTTTATCTGCCGGACGGGAAGGTGATCGTTGGAGGATCATTCAATACTTACAACGAGTGCTCTGTTGGTCTTTTGATCCGGCTGAATGCCGACGGGACGTTGGACGAGTCTTTTAACAACAACATTCTCACCCAGGGAAATCCTGAAGTGAGGGCAATGCCTGACGGCACAATCCTGTTGCAAGGTAACGGGACGCTGTCGAACGGAATGACATTTTCGGAAGACCAATTGATCAGGCTTACAGCAGACGGTAATTTTGATCCGTCCTTCAACCCGGGGTTCACAGGCAACGTAGATGACATACGGTTCGACGCGAGCGGGCGGATCGTGGTCTACGGCAACCTTCGTATTTCGGTCAACGGTACAACGGTGCAGCGTGCAATTGTCCGGCTTACACCGGATTGGGTCCTCGATCCTACATTCACACCTGTTCCACACCCGACAGAAGGTGGAATCGCTCTTCAGGGAAACAAGATCATCTATGGAATGTATGATGGGGCAGCGCACGTTACACTCCTCCTGCGTATAAACGAGGACGGGTCTCGCGACACGTCGTTTGCATGGACGGTTTATCCACGTAACGGCATGCAGAGGGCTCTGACACAGGCAGACAATAAAATAGTCTTCAGCGTCGATAACAAGATCTTTAGGGTCCACGCCGACGGCGGCATGGACGACAGTTTTCAAACCCCTGTTTTCTCCGGGTCTCAAGACGATATGCGGGCCCTCCCGGATGGGCGGATAGCAGCGGCCTATCACGCTCACACTGGCCCCAGCGGGAGTAGAGTGCATTACCTGCTTCCAAATGGGTCGGCGGATCCGGCATCGCCTTCTTACTTTTACGCGTGGAGTGTTGGACAGACGATGATCCAACCAGATGGCCGAATGATGGTAGGCCAGAGTATTGGGACAGGGAACCTTTTTTTGAGGCTCCTTCCGAGTGGGACCCTCGATCCATCGTTCAATCCCAACGGCGCGGGGCCCCAATGGACTGTCGATGGAAAGGTCCGCACCGTTCATGTGCAAAATGACGGCCGATTGCTGATCGGTGGAGAGTTTGACAAGGTTAACGGGGTATTGATCGCCCGAATGGCCCGACTAAACTCTGACGGAATTCTGGATCCCACATTCAGCCTGAAAACTACCCCGACCGGGAATTACTTTGAGCGTCTGGGCTCTGTATATAACATCCTTCCGCAGACAGATGGACGGATTCTCGTCAGTGGAGACTTTGACTATTGGGTCAACGGCACGCAGCGGTCTGACGTCGTCAGGATCGGACCGAACGGGGAAATTGATGCGTCGTTCAACCTTTCCCACGCCATACGGACACAATTTCCCCAGTCGGGCGGTTACTTGAGCACAAATAAGATTGTCGTCCGTGCCGACGGGAAGCTTCTGGTTGGGGCGACGACTGGCGGTCCCGGTCCGCTCGCTATTCCGACGTTATTAAATCCGGACGGAACGAAGGATACGTCGTTCGATCCGAACCTTTTTCCCACTGCCAACCAGACCTCTGCGCACGACATCGCGCTCGTCGATGGAGGAAGAATACTTGTTTCGGGCAGATTCTCGATCGGAAACATCAACGGCAACGTCGCCGGAGGGTATCTTGCGCGCCTCAATCCTGACGGAACTCGCGACCCTGCGTTCACCATGTATCAGGCGAATAATATTTTCGCCGTAGCCCGACTCGCCCCGTTGTCGGGCGGCGAAACCCTTATGGTTCGTTGGGTCCATCCCTCGAGCGATGTTGTAAAACTCGATCCAAGCGGTGGGATCGATAATTCGTTCCATACTGGTAGTGGTGCGAATGGCAGGATCAATTCGATCGAGGTGCTCGCAAATGGCCAGATCCTGATCGCCGGATCGTTTTCGACGTATAACGGGCAGCCGAGGCAGAACATTGCCTTACTGAACGCAGACGGGACATTGGCGGAAGGACCCGGAAGGACGAACAAGGAAGTGTTTGCGACTGAACTCGACCGCAGCGGCCGGCTGCTGATCGGCGGTGAGTTCACGTCAGCGGCGAGCGGCAGTCAGCAGGTTAGCGTGCGTCATCTGGCGAGATTCAATGCGCTCGTATCGACGCCGAGGACGACGCCGTTCGATTATGACGGGGACGGCAGGTCGGATGTGTCTGTCTATCGTCCGTCAACCGGGATGTGGTATTTACAGAACTCGACAGCAGGATTTAGCGCGGTGCGCTTCGGTGTGACAACCGACAAGATCGCACCTGCCGATTACGACGGCGACGGTAAGACAGATATCGCGGTCTTCAGGCCGTCGGACGGCGGATGGAGCGTAATTAACAGTTCAACGGGCATACCAATGCATCGCTCGTTCGGCAACGACGAGGATGTTCCTGTACCGGCCGACTATGACGGCGACGGCAAGGCGGACATTTGCGTATTTCGCGCATCGCAGGGAGTGTGGTATCGACAGAACAGTTCCGACGGGGCGACCGTCGCAATGCGGTTTGGCCAGAGCGGCGACGTTCCGGCGGTTGGCGATTTTGACGGTGACGGTAAAGCCGACATCGGCATCTGGCGTCCGTCGCAGGGCGAGTGGTACTACGCCCGGAGTTCGGACGGTACCGCGAGAGGCGAGAGTTTCGGCACCGACGGCGATACGGCGGTCCCGGCAGACTACGACGGCGACGGACGGGCCGACATTGCCGTTTACCGGCCTTCGACAAGCACGTGGCATTTCCGTAACAGCTCGAACGGGACATATCGCTCGATCGTCCTTGTCAATGCGACCGGCATCCCGACACCCGCCGACTACGACGGTGACGGCAAAGCGGATGCCGCCGTTTTCCGCTCCGTCGACGGAATGTGGCACAGGCAAAACAGCTCAAACAGCAGCTATACAAACGTCCAATGGGGCCTGAACGGCGATACGCCGACGCCCGGACGATGA
- a CDS encoding S8 family serine peptidase: MKTPTFDLTATRRFAAIAILASFVLSNVFAVETLRGGAEKPAAMSAATANYTTDLTQLGRDGRLREDSSFESETVRLIKMLNAGGLRQPVIVSEDRAVQETVVEQAALRIAAGRVPAQLAGRTILKVEADTLFSNAGSAENAVKIIDAIVADAAASKGRIILFVNDLTSFVGDAAVKSKFFASVAEGNLTVIGGSSAAAYGERIEANAAVAGYFEGILIAGKEAAGAVAANSMRNADGYRGDNVSPDLRDMLAADPSGKTRVDTIIQAKDADSAAFRSLLAGGQARITGRIGSTDTLVVNLPLSALNALSTSGTINYISPDRATTITGHVEDTTGTAAMRSQAAAPGRAAYTLNGDGIGIAVVDSGIQAGHNGFKNDLNASRVVANVNFTNSNLNDTADVYGHGTHVAGLASGSASRNSGAYRGVAPNAKLISVKVLNNQGIGNTSWLLNGLQWIIDNRSTYNIKVVNLSLGTTAVDTYTNDPVCLKVKQLAEAGVVVIAAAGNLGKNSLGQKMYGQIHSPGNSPYAITVGASNSLGTAGRGDDVMATYSSRGPTRSFYRTSIGTPVYDNLIKPDIVAPGNRLVSYKSSNNTMSQSNPALNLDATNDNDSMMYMSGTSMSAPVVAGAAALLLQVNPNLTPNMVRMLMQYSAQPIAGAKTFEQGAGQLNLDGAVRLAKLLKTDVDFQAMSKGTSMVPSGTTLPAANSTIGGGTFPWAQFVVGKFTTISGPSLVTDFQSVYKRENLIGTGVNFGNGAFTLNTASYFTGGLSIDRNVTISNGLALNAGTTYLSYGVLVGDGVLVGDGVLVGDGVLVADGVLVGDGVLVGDGVLVGDGVLVGDGVLVGDSVLLGDDTPSM, from the coding sequence ATGAAGACCCCAACCTTTGATCTCACAGCGACGCGTCGGTTCGCAGCAATTGCTATCCTCGCGTCATTCGTGCTCTCGAATGTATTTGCCGTCGAGACGCTTCGCGGTGGTGCTGAAAAGCCTGCAGCGATGTCGGCCGCTACGGCAAACTACACCACCGACCTGACGCAGCTTGGCCGTGACGGAAGATTGCGTGAGGACTCGAGCTTTGAGAGCGAGACGGTCCGGCTTATCAAGATGCTGAACGCCGGCGGACTTCGCCAGCCGGTGATCGTCAGCGAGGACCGTGCCGTGCAGGAGACCGTTGTCGAGCAGGCCGCGCTGCGCATTGCAGCCGGGCGAGTGCCCGCCCAGCTTGCCGGCCGCACGATCCTAAAGGTCGAGGCCGACACGCTGTTCTCAAATGCCGGTTCGGCCGAGAACGCCGTCAAGATCATTGATGCGATCGTCGCCGACGCCGCGGCTTCAAAGGGCCGCATCATCCTTTTTGTCAATGACCTCACAAGCTTTGTCGGCGACGCCGCCGTCAAATCAAAATTCTTTGCTTCCGTCGCTGAAGGAAACCTCACCGTGATCGGCGGCAGCTCGGCCGCCGCTTACGGTGAGCGGATCGAGGCAAATGCAGCGGTCGCAGGATACTTTGAAGGCATTCTGATCGCCGGAAAGGAAGCGGCAGGCGCCGTCGCAGCCAATTCCATGAGGAATGCGGATGGCTATCGCGGCGACAACGTCTCGCCCGACCTGCGCGACATGTTGGCCGCCGACCCGAGCGGCAAGACCCGCGTTGATACGATCATACAGGCCAAGGACGCTGACAGCGCTGCCTTTCGCTCGCTACTCGCCGGCGGACAGGCACGCATTACCGGCCGTATCGGCTCGACCGATACGCTCGTTGTCAATCTTCCGCTGTCTGCTCTGAACGCTCTCTCGACAAGCGGCACGATCAATTACATTTCGCCCGATCGAGCGACCACCATCACCGGCCACGTCGAAGACACGACCGGAACAGCCGCGATGCGCTCGCAGGCCGCTGCTCCGGGCCGGGCCGCTTATACGCTCAACGGCGACGGCATCGGCATCGCGGTCGTAGATTCCGGCATACAGGCCGGGCACAACGGATTCAAGAACGACCTGAACGCGTCGCGCGTCGTCGCGAACGTCAACTTTACTAACAGCAATCTGAACGATACGGCTGACGTTTACGGCCACGGAACGCACGTCGCGGGCCTCGCTTCAGGCAGCGCGAGCCGCAACAGCGGCGCCTATCGCGGCGTTGCCCCAAATGCGAAACTCATCAGCGTCAAGGTGCTCAATAATCAGGGGATCGGGAATACCTCGTGGCTTCTCAATGGCCTGCAGTGGATAATCGACAACCGCTCGACCTACAACATCAAGGTCGTTAACCTCAGCCTCGGCACGACCGCCGTCGATACTTACACCAACGATCCCGTTTGCCTCAAGGTCAAGCAGCTCGCCGAGGCCGGCGTCGTCGTGATCGCCGCCGCCGGAAATCTTGGCAAGAATTCGCTGGGCCAGAAAATGTATGGCCAGATCCACAGCCCCGGAAACAGCCCCTACGCGATCACCGTCGGCGCAAGCAATTCGCTCGGGACCGCCGGCCGCGGTGACGATGTGATGGCCACCTACAGTTCGCGCGGGCCGACACGCAGCTTCTATCGCACGTCGATCGGCACGCCCGTGTATGACAATCTGATCAAGCCCGACATTGTTGCCCCCGGCAATCGCCTCGTCTCGTATAAGTCGAGCAACAACACAATGTCGCAGTCGAACCCGGCACTCAATCTCGATGCCACGAACGACAACGACTCAATGATGTACATGAGCGGCACGTCAATGTCAGCTCCCGTCGTCGCCGGCGCAGCCGCGTTGCTGCTCCAGGTCAATCCAAATCTCACGCCCAACATGGTCCGCATGCTGATGCAGTATTCGGCCCAGCCGATCGCCGGTGCGAAGACATTCGAGCAAGGCGCCGGCCAGCTCAATCTCGACGGAGCCGTCCGCCTCGCAAAGCTGCTCAAGACCGATGTTGACTTCCAGGCGATGTCAAAGGGCACGAGCATGGTGCCCTCCGGCACGACGCTGCCCGCAGCAAACTCAACCATCGGCGGCGGCACATTCCCGTGGGCACAGTTCGTCGTTGGCAAGTTCACGACGATCTCGGGCCCTTCGCTCGTAACTGACTTTCAGAGTGTCTACAAGCGCGAAAACCTTATCGGCACCGGCGTAAACTTTGGCAACGGAGCATTTACGCTGAACACCGCGTCGTATTTCACCGGCGGCCTCTCGATCGACCGGAA